Part of the Nicotiana sylvestris chromosome 2, ASM39365v2, whole genome shotgun sequence genome, AGCCCTTTTCCTTTCTTTGGTTACAGGCTTAATTCGATGGTCCTCTTTAACCTTAATATTATGCTGTGTGGATTCCTTAGCTTGTAATTTAGTTTGTGGTTTAACAGACTCGAGAATCGGTCCACGCTTGATTTTTCCAGGCCTCTTGAAACCCTTCTTAGCTGATAAGAAAGATTGCAATGGTACCTTAGAATCAGCATCACCTGGTCTATGATTCTGTCTTCCTAGTTTTCCAGCAATATTGTCTTTCACATTGTTGCCATACTTGGCTTGAAGTTTGTCTTTAGAAGGGCGAGGGCGAACGCTTCGTGGTTTCCCAGGTGGATTACCTATTGTTGGCAATAGAAGGAGGCAAGATGTAGCTTTGTAGTAAGAGCCTCTGTAATGCTGTCGATATGCCCTAGTGACAATGTCTCTTAAAGCCATTGCTGCTTTGTATTCTCTCGTCCTCTTCGAGTAAAATACCATGGCATTATTGGCTAGCAGAAGGAAATCTCTGAAGAGTTCACCTGGTGTTTTGATTGACCAACTGGCCAGTCTTGATTTTACTGTCTCGATATCCATATGTCGCCTTATCATTTTCTTGTATCTTGCTCTCTTCTGACTATCAAGACGATGCCTGAAGACCATAGCAGCTTCGTGCTGTGTAATAGAGGTGAAAATCCTCATCAAGTCATCGTTCCTAAACCTAGATAAACCTCCTCTATGATCACTTACTGCTGAATGCCTAATACTTTGTTCACAACTGGTTAATGCTTCTTTACAGTGAGAAGTGGAGGCAAGACTGGTCGAACATACATTGTCACTCTCCTCAATGCTCCCTTCTTTGGCATCCCAAACGGTGTCTTTTCTTCTCCTCTTACCTCTTCTCTTCCTTACAGCCCCTCCATTTCCATTGGAAGCCTCTGTCACCTTGCTTGTACTTGGAACTTTGTCCCGTTCACAAGACTCTGAACGTTCTAGCTTCACATCTGTTGAGGGTATGGTGGGAACCTGAGACTCAGGGGACTGGTTTGTTCTAATATCAAGCGTGAAGCTGCCGGCAGACAGCCCATCTTTGGCTTCATCTTTCACAAAAGACTCGATATCTTCTGATTTTGTCGGAGGAGCAGGAGATTCAGTGCGACCCAATCCATAGTCTATCTGACCAGATTGTTTCCTCTCAGCCTTTAGGCTTTCAATCTTTGACTCAAGAAACCTGACAATGAGCATAGAGATAATATATGGGAGGTGTATGAGAGCGAAAAATAATTACCCGAGGTCAcaaatgttttttttaattaattttctcCATAGAAATGCATTCAGTGTGGCCAAGAACTTCAAAATGCCAGGATTTATTAGCAAGTATTTGGCTATTTGCTTATCAACTTAAAACAGGGAAGCAATATTTACTAACCCAATGGAACTTTCAGATCTCTCCAATTCCCGCTTCAGCTCTT contains:
- the LOC104228236 gene encoding uncharacterized protein isoform X1; translation: MEGETMGVGPRKMNWGTWEELILGGAVRRHGTRDWNVVASELRARTVYPYCFTPEACRTRYEDLRKRYSGCNAWFEELRKRRVEELKRELERSESSIGFLESKIESLKAERKQSGQIDYGLGRTESPAPPTKSEDIESFVKDEAKDGLSAGSFTLDIRTNQSPESQVPTIPSTDVKLERSESCERDKVPSTSKVTEASNGNGGAVRKRRGKRRRKDTVWDAKEGSIEESDNVCSTSLASTSHCKEALTSCEQSIRHSAVSDHRGGLSRFRNDDLMRIFTSITQHEAAMVFRHRLDSQKRARYKKMIRRHMDIETVKSRLASWSIKTPGELFRDFLLLANNAMVFYSKRTREYKAAMALRDIVTRAYRQHYRGSYYKATSCLLLLPTIGNPPGKPRSVRPRPSKDKLQAKYGNNVKDNIAGKLGRQNHRPGDADSKVPLQSFLSAKKGFKRPGKIKRGPILESVKPQTKLQAKESTQHNIKVKEDHRIKPVTKERKRARQK
- the LOC104228236 gene encoding uncharacterized protein isoform X2; amino-acid sequence: MEGETMGVGPRKMNWGTWEELILGGAVRRHGTRDWNVVASELRARTVYPYCFTPEACRTSAWFEELRKRRVEELKRELERSESSIGFLESKIESLKAERKQSGQIDYGLGRTESPAPPTKSEDIESFVKDEAKDGLSAGSFTLDIRTNQSPESQVPTIPSTDVKLERSESCERDKVPSTSKVTEASNGNGGAVRKRRGKRRRKDTVWDAKEGSIEESDNVCSTSLASTSHCKEALTSCEQSIRHSAVSDHRGGLSRFRNDDLMRIFTSITQHEAAMVFRHRLDSQKRARYKKMIRRHMDIETVKSRLASWSIKTPGELFRDFLLLANNAMVFYSKRTREYKAAMALRDIVTRAYRQHYRGSYYKATSCLLLLPTIGNPPGKPRSVRPRPSKDKLQAKYGNNVKDNIAGKLGRQNHRPGDADSKVPLQSFLSAKKGFKRPGKIKRGPILESVKPQTKLQAKESTQHNIKVKEDHRIKPVTKERKRARQK